From Homalodisca vitripennis isolate AUS2020 unplaced genomic scaffold, UT_GWSS_2.1 ScUCBcl_2726;HRSCAF=7769, whole genome shotgun sequence:
tccaatattttcacttaatcgcgtttttgcggtcaaactaagggaaatatagtaaaaagtcactggaccttttttgtaggtcatcttatttcctaaataaaacattagtcttattttgacctccgaccaatggtttcgccgctatcgaccccaaaaacaaaagtttcgcgtaaaaagttacaacaaaattgtacataatcacgatGACTTAGACAATGTTAATGAATGGTGAATTGACTTTGAGGTAAAAGaaattgggtttattttttaggatgaaaagaatattgctgtttaattaatttgtcattattcgtTTTAAGCAAAAGAGATGGTttgattttgtgtgtgttgaatatgaatagtggtttaaaaatatagaataaaatgtgtttggaattttgaaaagaacagaaaATCAGTTGTTTGCCCGTCGGTTTACCAACGCTCAGATATTGAGGTtggcgtatccagtctcgccacggggaggccggcaaacttAGAGACcatatctatttacatatttacacaaaacggggagttttattctggcagatccccttgcctactgctaataaagtcatcagggagtttttggtaaagcagttccctttgcctactgctaatgaaatcatcagggagttttggtaaagcagtttccctttgcctactgctaatgaaatcatcagggagttttggtaaagcagttccctttgcctactgctaatgaaatcatcagggagttttggtgaagcagtcccctttgcctactgctaatgaaatcatcagggagttttggtaaagcagttcccttttcCTACTGCTAGGTcaaatcacgacggggagttttttttaagtggcagatcccctagcctactgccgaAGACTTAATCAGTGTTTAGAAGGAGCTCGTCATATACAATATTCTTTGCATAGGCGACTCCTTCTACTATTCTGTCGTCTGGTACAAGAACGACGATGTCGTCTGGACGTCTCACTCTGCTCAACAGGACGTagagctggccatgagtgaagcAGTCCGTTCTCAGGTCGACTCCGACGTACTCAATTGTCTggccttggctcttgtgaccagtcATGCAGTAACGCCAACATGAGGGGGAACTGACGGCGACAAACCCGGAGCGGCGATCCTTCGGCAAACGCGAACCTGAACGTAATCCGGGGAATTCCGATAGGTTGCGTGTTGCCGATAAGTCTGACGGTGATCAGTCGGCTGCTGATCGCCGTCACAATGACTTTGGTGCCGTTCACGAGTCCATCACCGATATTTAAGTTTCTCATGATTAAGCATACGGAGCCGACCTTGAGACGCAGGACGTGATACTGGCACTCCTTTGCCAGTGGCCTGGTTGAGGAGATTTACGTCCACATCCAGCCCGTCGTCGTCTTCTCTGTCCACGGTGTccgcgcttctcaactcatgaatgCGCCCGTCCATGAGGTCTAGGATGCGACCGTTGATCTCCTTGACGTTCACATTCAGAGTTGAGAGTATTGCCCGTCTCGCACAAAGATCAGGATCTCGCAGAACACCAGGAGGAAACGCATCCGTTATTAAGTCCGCGAGAGAAGTGAGGCATCTCACCCCAGTGAGGGGAATGAGAGAGACTCTCTCTCGCGGCCTTCTCCAAAAAGTAAAGGATTTTATTGTTCCATTGCCTACTCCAAGGAGGAAGTTGGAGTAGTCAATGGAACCACTAGTTCTCTGGGGTGTCGTCAGGGAAAATAGTGTgaacagtcgccacagatgtGACGCCCGAAGTGACACGCACGCGACATCAGCTGGTGTGCGAGCCTTCTCAACGACGGGCGCCATCTGACGGAAGTCCCCGGAGCAGATGAAGATCTTATTCCCGAATGGAACACTACTATTCATGAGATCCCGGAGGGATCTGTCGAtcatctcgaagatgtagcggtGTGCCATCGGGGCCTCATCAAACACAATGAGCTGTGCTGCTCTGATGAGTTTCTTGctcgctgggacccgttggtgaTGTTCCACACACCTGTGCCGTGACCTAGGTCTAGAGGGAGTCGGAACATGCTATGTGCTGTTTGTTCCTCCAGCCATGTTCCTTGCAGCAATCCCTGAGCTAGCCACGGCGAGTGCAAACCTGTCAACAACCACGGACATACGCAAGGATGACACGAATCAGAGAGGTCTTCCCATAACCCCCGGGACCGTCCAGAAATATGATTCTAGAAGTGCGTCGGTCACGGGGGTTGAGAAGCAGAGAGCGAACGTACTCAAACACACGGCGCTGGTCTGGGGAAGAGTTTGGGCACCCAGTCCTCAACGATGGTTCGCTGGAGGTTCTCGCCGTAGTTGAGTAGCTCTCTACCTAACTCAGTCGTGTCATCCTCGACGTAGGGGAGTCCATGATCTTTCAAGCACGATCCCTGCTGGCGGAGGCTCCGATCGATGTCTATCAAGGTAAGTTTTCACACCGCCAGTTTCAGGGTCGAGAGGGTTCCTTTCTAAGTGATCCTCGCTAAGGTTGTTCTTGAAAGACTCCCACAGAAGAGCAGCGGGAGCTCCCATGTTGCAGAGGATCACGAAGAAGGAACGGAGCCTAGGTCCAGTCATAAACGTAGATGCCTCGCGCAGCGCGTGATTGTATTCTTCTTCGTCTTCCCACCAGGCCGAGATTGCGGGCTACGTCCTGAAACGTCCGGCAACCAGGACCGCCACGAGCCAGAAGATCAACGTAACCACGGCAAGGTGTAGACATAAGTAGAATACGAAGGTAGTATTGTTCTCCTCGGTTGGGAGAGACCCACATCAACCTACATACCTTCTCACCACGCTGGCGAGTCGTTACAAAGTGATGGCCATCGGGGTGTTCGTACAATTCCGCAGTACGTGGGCGCTTAGTGTGCACCATGAACTTCTCGTAAAATGTCTGGTACGTGACATTGTCAAAAGTTTCATGGTGCGGGCGATTGAAGTAGACCATAAGCTTGGAGCTTGCTTGAGTTGACTGCATCAGAGAGCTGTCTCGGCCGAAAGACAACACTTTGTTTGCCCTCTAAATGCACGGGAAGACAGTCAACAACGGTGGGCTCGAGCTTTGACACAGGAAAGTCGAgaagacgccagcatgcgtcgctggCACCCACCATTCTCTTCGTCACGTAATGCTCGACCTCATCCTCTTGTTTCCCCAGGGGAGTGACGGTTACGTTCTGGAGAGAACCGCCTTTCATGAGGTACTTAAAGAGGTACTTGATTACGCGACGAGTAGAAGCAAGCTCCAAGTTTATGTGCGCCTCGTATTTGAGCAGTAATGCGGAATTGTACGGAACGACCCAGCCATCATGCACTTTGATCTGTCTCCTACGTGATGTGATAAAGCCTTCGTTTGTGTAGTCTCGTTTGTATTGGACGAACCCCCTCTCGTCCACGTGGGTGGTTTGGCAGGCAGGCTTGGGGTAGAACTTGTTGCAGTGCCCCTTTGCAgagtcccagcacaggaagtcggtgcggtgGTCAGTACCACATGGACCATGAATCATGTGTTTcagcaccaacttcctgagtcttccagcGGCTTCCTCCTCCAAAGGGATGTCCTGCGCGTATTACGGAGTCAAATGTCACGTGCCTGTACCGGTCCATCGccgtcaattttaaacacaatgtgggcatgaggaaggcccctcatttgcatttcaatGACATAGACGATGTAAACCGGACGGCTAAACATTGCTCCGCTGCGCAGATCTCGGAGGAGTTCGCCAAGTTTAATCTGGAAGATTCTGCAGGCTGTTGAGGGGTCACTGCGTCCGCTGTTGTGAGGGCAGGccttcttgttttcctcccaagtagCACTGAAGGTGAACGTCAGGAAAAACGTAGGTGAACCCAGACGAGACACAAGGCCCATTGCGTTCTCGTAATGTACCTTCATGTATCTGGGTCCACCGGTAAACGAACTTGGGAGGTAAACTTTTCCAGCCTGCACCCCACCCTCACCCAAGACTGTTTCATCGCGGGTGATGTCGCCTAAAACCTGCCCACCAGCTTGCCTACCCCGTTGAGCTTCAAGGAGCTCGTCCAGTGGTCCTATCCTCAAGGAATTTTGAGCAGCAGAACGCGTTTGGGAGAAACGAATAAATCTTAGACGCTCCTCCTCGTACCTCGcgaacatctcgacctgccatgcTTGAGACAGCCTGCCGAAATGCGAGAAACGGGGATCGGAGAGGAGGAGACATCTAGAGTAATTGTATTGTGAAAGTTTCCCCCCGTGGTTGTCTAAGCGCCCAATATGCCACCCTAAATTACCTTGAGGATAGAGCAACGGATATTGGAAAGGCTCCATTAAGGGGCTAAAGAGGTCAACGGAAGACGGACGCCTATCACTCTTCTTCCAGATGGTCAATTTTTCTTGGATCAGTTATGGTGTCTTCATTGCTCAATACAGCGTGCACTTCAATGCCTGTTTGCCTATCTCCAAGAACAGGGCCATGGGTAGATCTGCTGGTCACTTCAAATTCCAAATGAGCGTTTGACTGAAGGCTCATCACTCAATCTACGGAAATCATTGATGAAAGGATTACAGGAAAGAagatatgtattaatttcatcaatgacTTCTGAGTTCAATGATCTACCCATGGCAATGTTTTTGCGCTCCTCGCCATCATCTATGTACAGGCGGCACCGGTTCACAAACTGGACATCACCTCCCTTGGTCCTAAACTTTTGACCTGGAGCGTCCAGACTGTGAAACCTGGTGGTACATCTTACCTTCGATCTTAAAGAAGGCGAGGCCTGAAGGATGACGGTACCCCCCAGTCACCTCGAGAGCGCAGAAGGCAAACAAGTCATTGTAGGCACGGGCTCGTTCGATGAACAGACGGTTAGAATAGAAACTGGCGTCCAGAGGAGGTAAATTATGGACTTTATAAGATCCCTCACCGCAACACCATTTCTTCCTATCCTTCTCTTCATCGAACAGCCTTGCATGACAATGAGGACACTTTGAAATGTTTTCGtcccataaacttatttttttttagtttgtaagaattaatatagactaaattaTCTATTTTCCAATACGCCATTGGGCCATGTTTCAACTACACGTCGTGCTAGTATGTTGGAAATGTGCCTTAATTCTGtcaatttaggattttttattcgaaatatttgtactttttgtaaatttgtgtcaGGATGTTTTTTCTGTATAACGCTGAACAGCACCCCTGTGAACTTCAGGATGCTGCTCAGTGTAGCGCTGAACAGCATCTCGATGGACCTGAGGGTGCTGCTCAGTGTAACGTTGAACAGCATCTCGGTTGACTTGAGGATGCtgttcagtatatcttttcactgcgtccctgttgacttgaggattgtttgaggagtactttttctttgaattttttatctgcTCCTCCTTAGTGGTTGAAAGAGTTTTAGGGCGGCCACGTTTCACTTTTTTAGGTCTACCCGGCCCCTTTTTAACTGGAGCACAGACGGACATGGTACTTATTTCTAATGGCGGTAAAGATTCGACAATGCTTAAACAAGTAGAATTAGGATCTTTGATTATTGGCTCAGGAGGAGAGGACACTGATAGCGTAGGGAACATATTCAGTCTACCCGTGCGCAGCATTTCAGCCAAATGGGGGCGCATTGATGGTATATCATAGCGCAGTTTGGCTGGGTCCCGGCCAAGGGCAAGTGAAGTAGCATTAGCAATGGCGAATACGCCGCAGTCAAAACCGTTTTCTTGCCTTTGGACGGGAATAAATGCTGGAAACGATGGATAGGTCCGGGAACAGAAGGGAGAGCAGCTTAGTTTGGTCTGCAGTGAGGTGGGCACTGTTCAGACTGTCGTACACATACAAATTACTGCCATCGTGGAAGACCACAATCCAATGACCGATAGAACTGGCGTCGATTCTTCCCCGAGAACAGAATTTGTATGTGAGGTGTAGCGACAGCCGAAACACCTTCCATTGCAGCAATGGCCGAACAGCTTACAGGATGATACTCAGTGTTTTCATCCAGTATGCTTCCGAACCTATCCATATGGTCAGTACTAAGATAGTCCCCACTCTCAACCTCTTCTTTTACCATTGCCCCTCGAGGAATGCATTcattttaaacgtcaaataaaaaggaataaaacaattaaaacaataattaaaaaaggaatataagcttcaattattaagaacacaaaaaacacaacgAGAACACAAGGAACAGTCAGAAAAAAGGGCAAAATGTTGCCTAATAGTACAGCGAAAGAAGCAGGAATAGTCACTTGGACGTCAACAACAGTGCCCGCCTCTATCTACAATTTagcttatttcaataaatattaaaaagttaaaaaggaagttataagctttaactaagtaaaaaaataataaaaagatataagataaaaaacaacgagaacacaaaagaaaagtaagaaaattggtCACAATATGGCgtaataagaaaagaaaagaaagcaaAGAAGTAGAATAGAAGTAGTCACTTGGATGTTAAGAACGATGAACGTGAACTTTTATTTAGacgtaaaatacatatattttttactgaaacagtCAATCCATTaaggaaacaacaaaaaaataaagcctaGTATAAAACCGAAAATATTCAGCCAAGTTAAGAGTACGGCTATTCAAGTAGTCAATGTAGACTGAGTAGGAAACGTAAAGTTAAGTTTGGATTTCATAGACATCTAGGGATATCAACTCCTACGTACCGTACAGAAGTCGCTAAGGCCATCAATTCTCTTCACTAGGATCCCTAATGTTGTCCCGACACAAAACTATCACTTCGGAAAGCAGTAACTGAATTTTGCTGTTGACTTTTGGAAACGCGAATGAAGATGGGtggaaaaatagcaaaaaaatgacagttttttgcaaatatctcgtaaACGGTAAGAGATATCGAAAAAATGACGAAAATTTTTTTCCACCCCTGGACCGTTCCCCCACCCCTCTGAATTATTTTTCCCTatctatcgacaccaaaaaaAAGTTAACCTAGGACTATCtttacgttaacccccccccccccctcccccacccatcATCGCAATGTCCCGATCTactatatcacaaaattatttatttctcgggATTGGGTAAACATATTGAGACACTTCAAACTGTTTATTGGTGTAGAATTTCACGATGCATCTtatggtgttattatttattttctaaaaatttgtttttttttattagaaatttttgaaaattttcaaaaaaatacgtttttcaacTTCTCGCGCCTTCTGTATATACACTttaagagatagagcaaaagtttaaattgcaAACTTGTAGAGAGTTTCAAGGAGAATACTGTAAGTGGGCTCCGTTTTTCGATAGGATGCTTCGTTTAAGTCACAATCGAGCGCCTACGAAAGGTCTACACGGGGAGAAAATGCGTccgccattttgatttttttaaggggttgaaaatgaaaaaatctcacttttcgggattttcctggtggtttacacgtggaaagcaatctgtgtaccaaatttcaagtctctaactcatctggaagtaggttagaattagtatacgtgagtgagtgagtcagtcagtcagtcagttacacatgcggttgtatatatattagactcgccttcggctcgctgggggctacgcccccaggcccccatgatgtacgcttgcaaattcggggatgagcggttaaatttacgcttgtaaattcggggataagagagattagTTGATTGATAATATTCGGACATGAGGCAATGCTAGGAAATTCCCtgagggggggggtttttaatgttaactggggttaagacatcagggggttatctggtcatactaggaactTCCCAAgaggggttaagagatttggtgagtggtaaaattcggacatgagatcatgccaggaaattcctagggggggtttaaagttaccaggggggttaacacatcagggcgtttaatttactcaggaggttatctgaggccccctttcgggtattagccaaattcggggataagaatgatttggtgataggtaaaattcggacattagtcataccaggaaattcccagggggaggttgtaACGTTACCGCGGGGGTTTTAAGGCACTCAAGGGTGAATCCTGGTTCATAACAGGAAGCTGGAACCAACGGGGGTGAAGAagatttggtaaattttaaaattcggacgtgaggtcatgccaggaaattgcctggggggggtataatgttaccgggggagtgggagttaacacatcaggaggtttaatttactcaggaggttatctggtcataccatgaagtcgccggaggggggtaaatgttaccggggttaatgacacacgtgtgccaattttatagggttgctcaggagttaatatagccatgccaggaaattcccagagggtaatgttaccggggaaatgttatgtccaaacttaagattactggtttgggagtgaaaaattgacaaactttatctacttttccagattaattcaaacttttgacttcaaatgcatttttgtggcttaaccgttagagatacaagaaaaagtgaatggacctttcttgtcgaaaatttgattttgtctttcgattatgccatcagatttaagctacgacctataatttaggcagtacagagcttaggacaaaaggctgcactgggcagtttaaaaatatcacgtaaaacttaaaaaatcaatacttagaaaaacgcgttatgcagccaaaccgttgaggatagggcaaaatgttactgaacatttttttgtagatcacgcaatttcttaaatccttttaaaaatttgttttgagctacgaccaaccgtttaggccgctatcgagcccgaaaggtaaatttttaggcgaaaatttccaaatattttcacttaatcacgttttgcggccaaaccaatggagatagagtaaagaggttactggcacattttttgtagattacctcatttcctaactccaacgtctgtcttatttcgacctccgtccaatggtttcgccgctatcgagcccggaaaacaaaagtttcacgtaaaaattacaaaacaattgcacataatcacctttttcggccgaaccactgggagatacagcaaaaagttactggaccttttctgtagatcgcgcaatttgctaatttgatgggtcaatcagatttgagctacgacctaccgttcggccactatcgggctccaaaacttattttaagcgaaaaaatctctggaatgtcaaaacattcccgcgttttgtcgcttaaccatggaagatagagcaaaaagtcactggaccttttttgtagttcacttcattcctgactaacgatttttcgtcagatccgaagCTAGCTCCAAAGTTCAACGGTTCGCCCtgctatcaggcttacaaaaaaaagccctgcaagggtaaaaaatgcgcgtttttttgataatttttttgaggggtttaaaagtaaaaattcccgggtttcagacttttcctgtgggtcatattgcaaaaggtacctgcatgccaaatttcaagtttccagcacttctagaactatgttagaatttgtatatctatatatcagtcagtcagttacacatgcggctgtatagtatattagataaccgttagagatacaagaaaaagtgaatggacctttcttgtcgaaaatttgattttgtctttcgattattgccatcagatttaagctacgacctataatttaggcagtacagagcttaggacaaaagggctgcactgggcagtttaaaaatatcacgtaaaacttaaaaaatcaatacttttaaaacgcgttatgcagccaaaccgttgaggatagggcaaaatgttactgaacattttttgtagatcacgcaatttctcttaaatccttttaaaaatttgttttgagctacgaccaaccgtttaggccgctatcggagcccgaaaggtaaatttttaggcgaaaatttccaaatattttcacttaatcacgttttgcggccaaaccaatggagatagagtaaagagttactggcacatttttgtagattacctcatttcctaactccaacgtctgtcttatttcgacctccgtccaatggtttcgccgctatcgagcccgaaaacaaaagtttcacgtaaaaattacaaaacaattgcacataatcacctttttttcggccgaaccactggagatacagcaaaaagttactggaccttttctgtagattcgcgcaatttgctaatttgatgtggtcaatcagattttgagctacgacctaccgttcggggccactatcgggctccaaaacttattttaagcgaaaaaatctctggaatgtcaaacattcccgcgttttgtcgcttaaaacccatggaagatagagcaaaaagtcactggaccttttttgtagttcacttcattcctgactaacgatttttcgtcagatccgagctagctccaaaggttcgcccgctatcgggcttacaaaaaagccctgcaagggtaaaaaatgcgcgtttttttgcataatttttttgagggggtttaaaagtaaaaattcccgggtttcagacttttcctgtgggtcatattgcaaaaggtacctgcatgccaaatttcaagtttccagcacttctagaactatgttagaatttgtatctatatatcagtgagtcagtcagtcagtcagtttacacatgcggctgtatagtatattagataaccgttaggagatacaagaaaaaagtgaatggacctttcttgtcgaaaatttgatttttgtctttcgattatgccatcagatttaagctacgacctataatttaggcagtacagagcttaggacaaaaggctgcactggggcagtttaaaaaatatcacgtaaaacttaaaaaatcaatactttaaaaaacgcgttatgcagccaaaccgttgaggatagggcaaaatgttactgaacattttttgtagatcacgcaatttcttaaatccttttaaaaatttgttttgagctacgaccaaccgtttagccgctatcgagcccgaaaaggtaaatttttaggcgaaaatttccaaatattttcacttaatcacgttttgcggccaaaccaatggagatagagtaaagagttactggcacatttttgtagattacctcatttcctaactccaacgtctgtcttatttcgacctccgtccaatggtttcgccgctatcgagccccgaaaacaaaagtttcacgtaaaaattacaaaacaattgcacataatcacctttttttttttcggccgaaccactggagatacagcaaaaagttactggacctttttctgtagatcgcgcaatttgctaatttgatgggtcaatcagatttgagctacgacctaccgttcggccactatcaggctccaaaactttattttaagcgaaaaaaatctctggaatgtcaaacatttcccgcgttttgtcgcttaaccatggaagatagagcaaaaagtcactggaccttttttgtagttcacttcattcctgactaaacgatttttcgtcagattgaccgagctagctccaaaggttcgcccgctatcaggcttacaaaaaagccctgcaagggtaaaaaatgcgcgtttttttgatggaatttttttgaggggtttaaaagtaaaaattcccgggtttcagacttttcctgtgggtcatattgcaaaaaggtacctgcgtgccaaatttcaagtttccagcacttctagaactatgttagaatttgtatctatatatcagtcagttcAGTTACACAGTTTTcaacatgcggctgtatagtatattagataaccgttagagatacaagaaaaagtgaatggacctttcttgtcgaaaatttgattttgtctttcgattatgccatcagattttaagctacgacctataatttaggcagtacagagcttaggacaaaaggcgtgcactgggcagtttaaaaatattcacgtaaaacttaaaaaatcaatactttaaaacgcgttatgcagccaaaccgttgaggatagggcaaaatgttactgaacattttttgtagatcacgcaatttcttaaatccttttaaaaatttgttttgagctacgaccaaccgtttaatatagccgctatcgagcccgattAAGGTATACCGTTAGGAgattacaagaaaaagtgaatggacctttcttgtcgaaaatttgattttgtctttcgattatg
This genomic window contains:
- the LOC124372177 gene encoding uncharacterized protein LOC124372177, producing the protein MAHRYIFEMIDRSLRDLMNSSVPFGNKIFICSGDFRQMAPVVEKARTPADVACVSLRASHLWRLFTLFSLTTPQRTSGSIDYSNFLLGVGNGTIKSFTFWRRPRERVSLIPLTGVRCLTSLADLITDAFPPGVLRDPDLCARRAILSTLNVNVKEINGRILDLMDGRIHELRSADTVDREDDDGLDVDVNLLNQATGKGVPVSRPASQGSRLPKDRRSGFVAVSSPSCWRYCMTGHKSQGQTIEYVGVDLRTDCFTHGQLYVLLSRVRRPDDIVVLVPDDRIVEGVAYAKNIVYDELLLNTD